The genomic DNA atatatatatacataaatataatatatatatacacatatatatatataatatatatatacacatatatgtttaatatatatatatacacatatatatatatataatatatatatacacatatatataatatatatatatatatacagatatatatataatatataaatacacacatatatatataatatatatatacacacacatatatatataatatatatacacacatatatatatatataatatatattttatatatatatatgtgtatatatatatatattatatatatatatatatgtgtatatatatatattatatatgtatatatatattatatatatatgtgtatgtgtgtgtatatatatatatatatatatatatatatatatatatatatataatatatgtgtatatatattatatatatatatatatatgtgtgtgtatatatatatatatatatatatatatacacacacatatatatatatatatatatatatatatatatatatataatatgtgtatatatatatatatatatatatatatatatatatatatatataaaatatatgtgtatatgtatgtgtatatatatatgacagcaacactcataacaatgacaacacaattacattcacaatcatgttacgttatttttaaaatgtttcctttactttttcataacctctttaacacactacttctctgctgcgaagcgcgggtattttgctagtactcaATATTGGCAAAAAATGCAGTGTCTCTAAGTGTAAGTTTCTACAGGAATGAAGTATCTGACGTATCAAATCACTCGTAATTCTTTTCAGACGTTGTGAAGAACCTTATTACTACAacgaaaaaaaatatgaaacgtTAAATAACTTATTTCTGAAAATTGGCTAATTTACATGAAAGGTGACTCTGGACTTCAAATCCAATCTCTACGTCCTGCattcacagtaaaaacaaaatccatccgGCGGTTACCGAATCGTATCCTACTTTATAACGAATCTGGAAAAAAAGTCTATGAATTTAATGggaaaatacagcaaaatgtcCATCACTTGCGttggtggtatagtggttagcatAGCTGCCTTCCAAGCAGttgacccgggttcgattcccggccaACCCAACACTGCAGTTTTAATACGAGCTCCGGCCAAGTTAAATGCATTGTTACTAACGTCTTACTAACTTAGTTACGCACTATGATAAGTCTGTActgggtatactgtatattggcaaAAAATGCAGTGTCTTTAAGTGTAAGTTTCTACAGGAATGGAGTATCTGACGTATCAAATCACTCGTAATTCTTTTCAGACGTTGTGAAGAACCTTATTACTACAacgaaaaaaatataagaaacgtTAAATAACTTATTTCTGAAAATTGGCTAATTTACATGAAAGATGACTCTGGACGTCAAATCCAATCTCCTCTTCCTGCattcacagtaaaaacaaaacccattcgGCCGTTACCGAGTCGTATCCTACTTCATAACGAATCTGGAAAAACAACTCTATGAATTTAATgggaaaatacagaaaactgTCCGTCACTTGATTTagtggtatagtggttagcatAGCTGCCTTTCAAGAAGTTGACCCAGGTTCGTTTCCCAGCCAACGCAACACTGCAGTTTTAATACAAGCTCCGGccaagttaaatgctttgttacTAACGTCTTACTaacattacattatttaaattacattatttaaaggtctttttaagatatttaaaaaatatattgtgattatgtaacctgTCACTTAATCTGTATCGATTATCAATCAATTTACCTTACAAGACTACCTCCTTGAATATCATATTCTGTCATCTTATATAATTTTGTTAGGAGAAGGTGATACGTCCGAGCTTGATTGGCTGTGAAAAATGATGTGTTGGATTTACCAATTACGTATATTCAATATAtgactatatatttaaaatatactggaaaaatgtgtttgtttgatCTCATCCAAAATCAAAAAGCGACATTTTTTGATTTCAATTAACTCAGTATATCCGGTTTCCTAACTGCACCTTATTAAATCAATTAAGTAACACCAACACAGAATTCAAAGCTGAATTAATTTAgtattggctccagcggaccctcatgaccctgtgtttggattcagcgtgttggataatggatggatggattaatttagTAATTTGGATGCAAAACATtgcttaaattttaatatttaatagttACAATAGGAATCGTAAATGTCAttcctattattatttattgatcttaaaataaatttacacaCACAATTACAAAACTACAAAACGTAACAAAATAGCCATTTAACTCTTAAATAGATTTTCCATTAAATcagatattaaagaaataaaaacagcaaatgacTTAGGATTTAAACAAGAATAGTTTGAAACCATTTGTCTGTGCAgactttacaaatataaaatttcCAAACTAAAGTTATTGatggtatctttttttttcttcttcagagaTGACACTTAACTTCATCAAGCTTGCAGGCAGaccattatttgcatttattacaTGTCCACTGTTGAGATTATTTCTATTGTGTTCACTCATTTTTTTCTACCATTTCAACTTCTGTCATAAACATCTTCTCCTCGCTTTTCCTACCTACAGTattttacatttgtgtattttaaagaACTTTTTGGAAAGTTGACAGTACAAGCCATAGATTCATCTACAGAAAAAATACCTGTGTAAATTGACAAGGTCTGGAGATAAAATCAGCATCTCAGTCGGCAAGTGTGATATACCCAacgactagaagtcacataatgtcaTACTGACGTTAGATGTCTGTTTCAGTGATTTTTAGCCATAGACTTtaaataatcttagtgagtcggagGCAGTACTGCTACATAACAttcatgttttgtatttatttttgtaaatgataATCAATAGACCAGTTTTGTAGTTCTTAAACCTTTTAATATGAGGACTGAGATAAGTAAATCAGCACCATGCTGGAACCATGGAAGTGTATGTTTACCATAATGACAGCAGAGTCACACATAAATAACAATGGCtatatatttgtaaaaagtaaaagtttctttttccaattaaagctCATTTCTCACATGGGTATTACTAAAAGAGAAGAGTGGAAAgcaaacatattgttaataaaacaataagctTTCAAAACAGGGAACAGATTCCTGAGGTATATTACTACCACTTGCTGTAAGCTTTAGTGATTCTGAGAGAAATCAGTTCTTCTTGCCTGAGGATATGAGGATTTTTGAATGCATGTTGTCTATTTGCTATTGCTTCTGTTCTtgacatgtgttgctcaatcttatccttaataattccttctattaatttagCTGTGATGCATATTAAACTAACTGGCCTATTTATGTGGATCAGCCTAATCaccctttttaattaaaagtggTAATATTTACTAGCTTCCAGGTCTTAGGAACTCTGGATTTTTTGAAAGCTGTGTGTCAAGGGTTTCTATCTGCACTCCCTAACATCTTTAAGCACTTTATGATAAGTGTTATCTGGTCCTTGGGATTTATTAGATGTTACCCAATTTAATCCctgcagcacttctccctctacagtctTCAAATTATTAAATATCTCCTTAGCAGTCCCTGTTACTTTTGGGAGGCTATCAGCTTTTTCACATATATAAACTTCAATAGACTGCAAATTCCAAATATTTGTTCTTTCATTGTTTGTATATTCTAGTTAACATTTACTGTTCTAAATACTCTTCACATTCTCCTTGACTGAGGatttactactattactactactgtaTTTTGTGGAGGTGTTGGACAATTAAGTTTAAGTTAAGTTGCTGTTACTGAATGTGACTCAAAAGTATACATCATATACAACTGTTGCCTCTCAACTCCACCTTCTCCCACACTGGAGTGCACATAAAATTTGTCTTTACAGCTGTATTGTGCCTCCAGCTGCTACACGGGTCTGGGTATAAAGCCCTCTGTGCTGAAGAGGGTTCCGACCCAAACTGGATAGCCCATGGACAGGGCACTGTCATATCCTTGCTCACCTATGGGAAATAGTTTATCATGTAAAAATTACACCAGAAGGGAAGAAActtagtgggtgtgtttgtgtgcgtcctgcggtgggttggcaccctgcccaggattggttcctgccttgtgccctgtgttggctgggattggctccagcagacccccgtgaccctgtgttcggattcaacgggttggaaaatggatggatggatggatgggaagaaACTTGCTCTTCATCAAGATTGGCTTGCAGCATATTTGGAAGCCCAGTTAGTTTCTCCTTTGGACTGTACAGTGGAGCATAATGATGGCAGGGCTGGAATTCTGGAACAAGCCCCTTCACGACCCAGATGCAGAAGACTGCTACCAAGACATTTCTTGGATTTTGTGTTCTCTCAGGGCGAGGGACTGGGGATGGGACAGTGTGATGTCTTATAATTAATGTTTAGGATGTTTTCTATTTACTGTGTTCAGGGCAGCACGCACCTCTTAAGAGAGTCTCTGGGATGCTTATGACTGCATAGAGAGACAGGAGATGTGCGTGCAGTAGGGGTAGAGACAGaaaggaggtgtgtgtgtgtgttttaatgtttgagtgtgtgtgtgtgtggctgagGATAGAGAAAGAAGTTTGAGAGTGAACTGGGAAAGTAATTAAAAGTGCATTGCAAAATTAAGGGGTCAAAACAGCATAGTGGCATTTGTTGTTTCAGAGGTGTACCTTGCGACCCCAAACAGAGGGTTGGGAAaggtttttgctgttttgtttagtttcttgtttttcaatacataaATATAGAGCGCCACATTTCAAGcactcattttgtgttttacccTCCTTAGTCACTACATTATTATTGTGAACAAATAAAGTGTGTCAGTTTATTGGACTTCCATGTAAATAGTTGTGTTATAATGTCCATGATATGTAAAAGAGACATGGTGTGAACACTGAAAGGGAGTTACAGTGGAGTCAGTTTAAATTTAGTGATGTGCGTCATTTCTTGTTGTTTCATATAAGTTATCAAGAATCAGACCTAGGCTGACTGCTGTCTGCgttttacttttacaaaatgcaCAATGCAGAGGGAAAACAGGAAGTGGTCTGCTACACCCCCAAAGTAATAAAGACAGCCCCCAGTGTCAATGAATAGCAGACCTAAAGATTCAGGAACCACCCCAAGATGTCCAGAAGAATAGACTTCTGATGAGTTATTATTGCACAGTGTGAGGAGAATAagtgacagacacacaaattgacAGAATCAACCACCTCATGCGTTTTattctataaatattttttctgacgTCTGAAGAAATGCAGATTTACAAAGTAAACAAcattctttaaatatgcaaatataaggcataataaaaaaagtgaaaaaaatactttgaatgCCATATTTACAAGCTCACCACAGTTACTCCCATCACCACTGACATTCAAACACTGTTGGTGAAAAGTATGCAGTACGTTACAGCCTTCCAAAGATCATATTCTCATGACAGAGCTCCATTCATGTAAGTCCTCATACACCTGGAAGGCATGGAAGTGTTAGTTCAGAATTCAAGTTTTTGTTACAATACTTTGAAGTCAATAGATTTGGTTTCTTAAAATTCATGCTTCTCAGTATACTGAACAAGGCAGATTGAACATACTGGAGAGGACAGAAGGTGTTGAACAGAGGAAAAGATTTAATACTTTAGGCACTGGGGTTCATTGGCTTGCaatttgtgttattattaatatacCATTCTAAAATCTCCTTAATTGTGTTATTGGTTATCATTTGATCAATTGGAGGTGAGCGTTTTCATAACATTCTGTTTACACAAATACTGATCTGTTGTCATAGTTTGcatattgcttttattatttgtaccactttaaagaatataaaagagataaaacactttttaaaatacttgttCATGCAgtaaaatgaacagtaaaaattatttgtttaacttGTCATGGTTATGTATTTCAGTAATAGACAGCTCAAGCCTTTGAAGGTTGAATTTTTATGTACAAAATTATCACTACAATTTTTATGTATCTTTTCCATGTAATGCTACAACTGCACAGATGCTTGCAATTTGATTGCCATTTCTTCCAAAGTCCTCAAATGAATCCATGAAATGAAACCTTCAGGATTTGTCTGGTGAATCCATTATGTAGGCATTTCAAGGTAAATTATATTTTACAAGGAAAGTTGGTAATTGTCCATGGTagtgtttgtttttatctttattgttttGTACCTTCCTATATACTTTGTACCTGCCTATGTTgtagttattttaataaatgcgaAAATACATACCTCACTGGTAATTAACAGGAAGTGCATTCAAGATGGAAACCAGGAAGCTTGGGTGAATCTGTGCTGATGGCGTCACAACAATTATGAAATGTGGCTACATGAGATACTGGGACACTTAAACTAACAGCTAAACAGATTCATTCAATTGGTGTAATGGTCTACCCCTTTTCaaactttattatttatcttgcagtttcttctctttcttctttctagTGGCCTACTAGTTGTGATATTCTCTACAGGTTACACTTTCCAGAAAttctggatcagcattaatgctattaaagacctctttttttgttaaattaaaataatgtgacttattttcttccacacactgtgttacacagtaagtacaaggcAATAAGcacctagttactctgtaattatacagataattacatggtaagtacagaTTTTCTTTGAAAGTGATGGAAGCAGTGTGGTGTTAAGCTGGTGTCATGAAACCATGGATGAGTTTAGCACTTGCATGTGGAAATCACTTTTTAGATGCTTGACACTGATAATAacggattattgcaattcccttttctttggtctttctcacaaatctctttataagcttcaaactggtccagaattcagctgcccccatcattactagaaccctctCTATttaccatatcactcccgttttgcagcagcttcattggcttccagttcagttccgaattcaatttaaaattctcctactaacttttaaggctatacACAACCTTTCCCCTCCAtatctgtttagatagatagatagatagatagatagatagatagatagatagatagatagatagatagatagatagatagatagatagatagatagatagatagatagatagatagatagatagatagatagatagatagatagatagatagatagatagatagatagatagatagatagatagatagatagatactttattaatcccaatgggaaattcacaatgaccTCCTctatgttgccattccctcctgtacccttagatcctcttcctccatccacttgactgtccgtcttaccactatggggagcagagcattcagttgctctgctccccagctttggaactcactaccatctgagcttagaaatattgaatcattttcacttttcaaatctaaacttaaaactcatttgtttaagactgctttttctttttgattacaattgctctgtctgattttaacttttgtattttacttattgtttataatctgtgttttgtctattgttcggtgtacttgagtgtttagaaaggcggctacaaataaaaaaaaataaaataaaatgtataataactcAAAAGTCAGGTTCTGTACCACTCACATTTGCAAGATTATTAAAGGTTGGTAAAATCATACAAATATTCTGGGCCTAAAGAGAAAGTTGGGGTGGTAGAGAGTGGGCCCATAGTCAGCACCTTTCAAAACATATGAACTGCCTGCTGGTGAAGGCAAACTCATCCTATTTTAAAAGATGCTGTGTAaagtccatttttaaattattcattcaGAATGTAAATAGGTAATaactacatatttaaaattcataGAGAAATTCATCAACAGATGATCAATTTGTTTATATATCACTACCTGAAAGTAGAAGATTTATGGGCTCAAAACCCATTGCTGGCTTTGGCACAATCTCTGACAGTGGGTAGTTCATGATTACTGTTTTCATGGACACTTTTACTGgtcatttcatttttcaaatcattttccAGGCTTAGTGTAACCACAAGGCACAGAAAAAGTATTTACAAATTCCTCAATTATTACAAAGTTTTAAACCTGAATGTTTTAAGGCTTTCACTCAAATTGTAGTATCAGATAAACCTAAGTGAACAAATCAGACATTTCTAATTGTCCCTTCACACTTAAGTAACTAGTTGCATTGCCTTTAGCTAACATTTTTTGCAAACAAACTCTTCCTCTAATTCAATGGTAAACTTTCACATTGGTGTGGTGGAATCTCAGTCCACTCTTCTATGCAGAACCACTTTAGTTTAGAGACATTGGTAGGTTTCTGAGCATAGGTCTGGATTGTGACCAAAttagtaaaaaaatgtaattttgcttcttttcagcaCATTCTGATGTGGAGGTGCATTTAAATTTTGGAACACCATCTTGCTTCACTCAACTATGCTTCATCTTCAGCTGACAAATGAACGATTGGACATTATGATACAAAGTAGAATTCACATTTAGGCCTACTTCAGTTATTACAAGTTGTTCTGAAAAGCAACCCCTagattggttttagaagtcatagAATTAGTTTAATGGAGAGTACCTGTCTGGGGTTTAAACTCATTTTGTAGTCTAAATTCACCTGTGTATGGAAGGTTCAAATTGTGATGAATCAATATGGTGAGCaaatctacacaatgaagacaaaaagaacacgacaagcaactccatgaaaagtaGACTGAAGAGTACAAGTCAGggtaatggagagaagaaaatctCCAAGTCAAAGAATATCTGTTTAAATCAATCATGAAgacatggaaagagtatggcacagctgtaaatctgcttagaAAAGgtcgtccacaaaaactgagcgaTGAAGAAGAGTGAGGGAGGTTACCAAGAGATCTATGAAACTTTGAAGCAGTACCAAGCAACAGTGGGTGAGATTGGAGAGGCTGTGCAGATAACAACCATGACCAAGTGCTTCACCAGTTTCAGATTTGTGGAGATGCACAGGAGAGGGTACATGGGACGTTCTGAAGCCAACTGGAAGAAGCTCCAGTTTTCTAATGAGATCAAAACTGAGGTTTCTGGCCATCAGGATAAACATCATGTTacactgaacatttttaaaaacacaccaCCCACACCgcgaagcatggtgatggcagtatTAAGCTGTGAGGATGATTCATTGCAGCCAGGCTTGCAAGACTTGTGAGAGTAAACCTAATGCATAAACACAGTGgcaaattctggaggaaaacatgatgcagtctgcaagaaacctccatattgggagaagatttgttttacaGGAAAGCAATGAGCCCaaggcataaagccaaagctgcacAGAAATAATTTCACAACGTTAATGACCTGGAGTGGCCGAGTATGAGTCTAAATCTTAATTCTATGGAGAGTTTGTGGCTGGACTGTACAAGAACTCTTCACTTGCAATTCACAAgcaatctgacagagcttgagcagtcttgcaaagaagaaatgggaaaaaataacAGAGCTGAAAGACAGAGAGACCTGTTCACATATACTCATGGCACATGGTTGACATCTACTACATACTGACTCAAAGTGGGggaatacttatgagatcaattattttatgtttgatatttgtaatttatGTAGGTCACTTAGCAGTGATCTGATTTCACTGTGACATTAAAGACTctttctattgatcagtgtcaaaaacgcCAAAttgaatccactgtgattcaatattgtataacaataaaatgtgaaaatttacaAGGGAGGAGAATACTTTTATAGACACTCTATATATCTAGACAATATagcttaagtaaaataaaaataaaaaaaactgttatttgtTCACTCAGATGTTCTTTATGTAAAattagctgtcccccgcagctctgcccaggtggtagtgaaacaggacaaactttaaaaaccaataaacaaacaggtatcactagctaagcagaggcaaggtacactcaaACACTTGGTGAGAGGTAGACCAACTTGAACGggggctggcacatgagtgaggaggactCTGCCCGGCTCCTCACTCTTGTCGTCatgtttccccctcccctcggcctgcagcctctgtctcggattagcgcgaatatatcactcctgcaagcaaactatgatacactgcgcaatgagagaagttgcaaaatcaaccagaatgttcaagcaaattatagaaagcaaCCCGATctaatccattaagtagttctcttgtgaaatgcggacagacatacaggcagacacatactggattttatatatatagagattagatCTTATCtgaagacctgaaaacattcagTGTCAAAAATTTGCAATAAAAGAGGAAATCAAGAAGGAGGCAAATATTTTTCAGGGCTGTATATCACAACttcttggctccagcagacccccatgaccctgtgtttggattcagcgggttggaaaatggatggatggatggatatcacaaCTTTCCTCCATTACTGGGTGTGAAGATGCCTTTTCAATACTAATGTATGTCTGCATTCAGTACAATATGGAAAAGCCATCCTTTCTGTAATAATATTTCCATATTAAATACAGATGTGGTGATTCCAGATTTCATTGGATGTCTTTTTGACATTCAAGGTGAAGTAATACTTTTTGTCTCCAGTTTGACTACTTCATTGCCGTGGAAGGCTACatttttcagtgtacatttttccacattttacacAGCAGCACGGCTTCTCTGCCGTGTGAATTTTCTGGTGTGACTTCAGATAACGTCTCTGCAGGAACTCCTTTCCACATTCGTCACAGCTGTATGGTTTGTCTCTAGTATGGATTTTCTTATGCGACTGAAGATTATGTTTCATGGTGAATCTCACGCCACATTCTGGGCAGGAATATGGCTTGTCTACTGTATGAGTTATTTGGTGACGTTTGAgacatgttttttctttaaacctCTTCCCACATTCGACACAGCcatatggcttttctcctgtaTGTGATTTCTGATGTGAATGAAGGTAACGTTTCTGCACAAACCTCTTCCCACATTCTGTACAACAATATGGTTTATCTCCTGTATGAATCCGCTGGTGTGAAATAAAACTAATCTTGTTTGTGAACCTCTTACCACACTCTGAACAagaatacggcttctctcctgtatgaatCCGCTGATGTGACAGAAGATTATGTTTCATTGTGAAACTCTTTCCACAGCTAGGACAGCAGTATGGCCTCTCTCCTGTATGAATCCTTTGATGTGACTGAAGATTATGTTTCATTGTGAACCTCACCCCACATTCTGAACAACTGTATGGTTTCTCTCCGGTATGAATTATCTGATGTCGTTGAAGAGCAATTTTCTGTGTAAATTTCTTTCCACATTGAGTGCAGCAATATGACTTCTCTCCTGTATGGATTTTCAGATGTTGCTGAAGAGAAACCTTCTGAGTGAACCTTTTTCCACATTCAATACAGCAGTATGGCTTTTCTGGAATAATAATGCTGAGTTGGTTGTGAGTGCTGTCATTTCCTCCATAGAGCCTTTCTAGGGGTCTCTCTTCAATGTGGATTATGTGGTGACTTTCTATGACTGCTGGCTCAATGGTCCACTGTTTAAAGTTCATGCAAGGGACACCCAAAATTGTAGGGCTGCTGTTGAGCAGCTTAAGATTAACTGGCTTCATGAACACTTCTCCAATTTCGGGGCAGCAGTATGGAAGCTTTGTGATAAAACTTCTGCGGATACTTCCAGTGATATCGCTCCATGTCACCATTACTTaagaggaaaaagacaaaaaaaacatcaTTAGGAGAATAATAAAACCTCCAAAACTGCTTTAAACACAGGCGTTACTGACTCTCCTAAACTGCAAACTAGGAGGCAACTAGCAAACTATGAAAAAGCTGTCCATTTATCAATTGTCAAAGCTatttaatctagttcagggttaAGGCAGACG from Erpetoichthys calabaricus chromosome 5, fErpCal1.3, whole genome shotgun sequence includes the following:
- the LOC114651581 gene encoding gastrula zinc finger protein XlCGF26.1-like → MDDMKEEPGVFVHSFLEMGCNGEELSEEEEVSSNPTTVKVTEYMSVIVKEEEHEWEHIMVKQEVCDPGYEPVKGENPDPSYEPSYIHGHDNGHVLSEEMKKLQSSLDLSGKRDSSGNLPESLQRNLEITQEGNSGTEQEEELISLSTIHPGVVMVTWSDITGSIRRSFITKLPYCCPEIGEVFMKPVNLKLLNSSPTILGVPCMNFKQWTIEPAVIESHHIIHIEERPLERLYGGNDSTHNQLSIIIPEKPYCCIECGKRFTQKVSLQQHLKIHTGEKSYCCTQCGKKFTQKIALQRHQIIHTGEKPYSCSECGVRFTMKHNLQSHQRIHTGERPYCCPSCGKSFTMKHNLLSHQRIHTGEKPYSCSECGKRFTNKISFISHQRIHTGDKPYCCTECGKRFVQKRYLHSHQKSHTGEKPYGCVECGKRFKEKTCLKRHQITHTVDKPYSCPECGVRFTMKHNLQSHKKIHTRDKPYSCDECGKEFLQRRYLKSHQKIHTAEKPCCCVKCGKMYTEKCSLPRQ